A stretch of DNA from Synechococcus sp. PROS-9-1:
AGCGGTAAGGGGGGGGGGCGCCAATATGAAGAAAATCCTAAAAAGTGGTAGATTAGGAAACGAAAGTGTTTCGTAATTGTCGATGGCGCCCTTGGCTGTGCTCCCCGATGCGGACCTCGTTCGTTCGTACTTGCGAGACATCGGCCGCGTGCCGTTGTTGAGCCATCAACAGGAGATCACGCTGGGCCGTCAGGTTCAAGAGCTGATGGATCTCGAGGCGCTAGAAGCTGAGATCAAGGACCAACGCGGCGGGGAAGAAGTCGCAAGAGAAGAGGTCGCTAAAGCGGCTGGTGTGAGTGCCGCGCAACTAAAGCGCAAGCTGCAGGCAGGCCGCCGCGCCAAGGAGCGGATGGTGGCTGCCAACTTGAGGTTGGTGGTGAGCGTCGCCAAGAAATACACCAAGCGGAATATGGAGCTGCTGGACTTGATCCAGGAGGGAACGATTGGTTTGGTGCGTGGTGTGGAGAAATTTGATCCCACCCGGGGCTACAAGTTCAGCACCTATGCGTATTGGTGGATTCGTCAGGGCATCACGCGTGCGATTGCGGAGAAGAGCCGCACGATTCGCTTGCCGATTCACATCACCGAGATGTTGAACAAGCTCAAGAAAGGCCAACGGGAATTAAGCCAAGAACTGGGCCGCACCCCATCGGTATCGGAATTGGCCTCGTTTGTGGAACTTCCAGAAGAGGAGGTAAAGGATCTGATGTGCCGGGCGCGCCAGCCTGTGAGTTTGGAGATGAAGGTGGGCGACGGTGATGACACCGAACTACTGGAATTGTTGGCCGGCGATGGTGAGCTGCCGTCAGAACAGGTGGAAGGCGAATGCTTGAAAGGAGATCTGCGCGATCTGCTGAGCCAGCTGCCTGAATTGCAGGGAAGAGTGTTGCGAATGCGCTATGGGATGGATGGTGAAGAGCCGATGAGCCTCACTGGTATTGCCAAATTGATGAAGATGAGTCGTGATCGGACGCGAAGACTTGAACGCGAAGGCTTAGATCTGTTGCGCCGAGGTGATGCACAACTCCAGGCTTATGTTCTTGTTTAGAACTTGATTTAGAAGAATTCGTCGAAGTTATCGAAGTCAACAGCTTTGAAATTCCCTGACTCCACTTGAGTCATTAACCGTTCCAGTTGCACCCATAAAGCCCCACCTGTGAGAAGCGAAAGCAGCATGGAAACTAAGTATCCAGCTCCAGAAGCGAATCCGAAGACCTGAAGCGACCCTCCGATGAACAAGGTGATGCCGAGGAGAGTGCCGGCATAACTCATCGTGACTTCTGCCGTACCAAGGGGCAAAAGAGCGAGGCGATCTTGCTTCCAACCGTCTAAGCGAATCTGGATCAGCTTCGCAAACGTGAGCCCGCACAACACACCGATCGCTAGCCCCAGGCCCGCTACCAGATAGGGCGGCTGGCTAATGGGCGCGTATTCCAGAAAAATTTCACTTGGATCGAGATCACCAAAGAAATCACTGAGTGCATCGAGGTCGGCTTGCTCTAACTCGATGGGCATGAGGTCTGGGGCTAATCCCATAACAGTGAGGGTGTGAGTGTGAGGTGAAAGCGTTGGAGGGACCCTAAGCGGCAGCTAGTGGGTTCAGTTGTTGCAGCATGCGCCCTGCAATCCGGCGAGGATTAAAGGTTCTTCCGAGCAAGGAAGTGAGCGACCTGAGGTCTTCTGTGCTGAGGCGATCGTCACGCACAAGCGTGAGCAGCATGCGTCTGCGTAGGTCGGCGCCATCCTTACTCAGCAATAAGCGCAATCCTGCTCCCGCAACTGGGATCAGCTCAGCGCCAGGTGTGGGCGCATCGCTACCCACGACTTGAAGGAGGCTTTCCAGTCGTTCGAGGCGAAGGTGACCCTCGGAATCAAACAAGACCTCCAGAAGCTTTTCGCGCATCTCTTTGGTGTCTCCAGCCAGGAGTCGTTTGGCCACGTAGGGGTAGGCCACAGCAATGATTTTGAACTCTGGATCAAGACGAAGGGCCAAACCTTCCTGGCTCACAACGGCGCGGATGATCAGGGCGAAGCGAGCTGGCACTCGGAAGGGATACTCGTACATCAATTCTGAAAAGCGATCGGTAATCGCTTTGAAATTGAAGGTGCCAACAGAGTCACCCAGGCTTCCTCCCAACACTTCCCTCAGAGGAGGAATGATCGACTCCAGGTCCGCATTGGGTGCCAAAAATCCCAACTCTTGAAAATCGTTAGCCAGCGCTGAAAAGTCCTTATTGATCAGGTGAACGACCGCACCAGTGAGCGTTAAACGGTCAGAGTCACTGATCGAGTCCATCATTCCGAAGTCCACATAGGCCACATGACCGAGGTCTCCCGTTTGACCGCTCAGGGCAAATAAATTTCCTGGATGAGGATCTGCATGGAAGTATCCATATTCGAGAAGTTGTTGGAGGCCGCTAATCACACCCGTGCGGATGAGGGCTGGGGGGTTGAGACGTTGAGATTTCAACTCCTGCCGGTCTCGCATCTTGGTGCCATGAATCCAGGAGGTGGTGAGCACGCGCCTGGCGGACAACAGTCGTTCAACCTTTGGAATCGTGACGGCTGGATTATCAGCAAACAGGGCTGAAAAACGTTCGGCATTGTCGGCTTCGCAGTAGTAATCAATTTCTTCAAACAGGCTGCGACCAAACTCATCGATGATTTCTCCCAATCCGAAGCCCAAGTTGAGAGGGAGGAACGGTGCTCCCAACACTCCCAAGGTGCGAATCAGCACCATGTCGCGGCGCAAAATAAAGGCGAGATTGGGCCTTTGCACCTTCACAGCTACCCAGTGCTGACCATGCAAACGCGCCTTATAGACCTGACCCAGGCTGGCTGCTGCAACAGGGACGCCTGGAAACTCGTCGAAAAGTTGCTCCACCGGAGCGCCTAGCTCTGCTTCCACGGTTTGGAGAGCGATCGCGTGGTCGAAGGAGGGGAGATCGTCCTGAAGCTTGGTGAGTTCATCGAGCCAATCGCGTCGAATCAGATCAGGCCGAGTGGATAAGGCTTGCCCCACTTTGATGAAACAGGGCCCCAAATTGGTAAGGGTGCGGAGCAGGGTTCTGGCCAGTTTGCGCTGGACCTCGGAATCTTTGCTTCTGCCTCGCAGGAGCAAGCTGATCAATAAACCAGTGAGCGCCCAGATGATTTGAACCACCCGCGGCAAATAAATCCAGGGTCTCAGTAAGAGCCATCGCGCATCTTTTCCAGGTGCATAGCGCATGCGTGCTTCAGAAGCTTCTTTCGATTGGCTGTTGTTGGCCAAACTGGTTCGCACTGCCATATCCAACGCGTCTCGAATCTTCAGATCGTGAATCTTAGGCAGATCGTTCCTTCAAATCGTTTCATTGGTCATTGCATTGCCATCGTTTGCATTGCCATCGTTGTTCTGAATGATGATCACTCCTCGCGATCAAGTCTTTAAGGCGATCGATTTGGCTGGACTGAAGAAGCGCAGGTCCTTATGCACTCCTTAATTCCCTTGCTCCGGCCTGATTGGCGGTTGCCTCTTCACTTGCCGGCGCATGGTCGGGGCAGAGCCTTGCCTCCCGCTCTAAAGCACTTGCTGCGGCAGCCACCCGGTAGTTGGGATCTCCCAGAACTTCCAGAGATTGGTGGTCCCCTTGAGGGGGAAGGTGCTGTTGCTGATGCGCAAGCACGACTGGCTTCTCTTTTGGGTGTTGATGGTTGTTGGTTCGGTGTGAACGGGGCAACCGGTTTGCTCCAAGCAGCACTATCGGCTCTGGCTGGACCTGGGCAGGCGGTGTTGTTGCCGCGCAATGCCCATCGCAGCTTGATTGCTGCCTGTGTGTTGGGAGGGATCCGCCCTGTGTTTTTACCCGTTCCTTTCCTGTCTGATCGTGGACATCCCGGTGCGATGTCTGCGCAGTGCTTGGAGAGAGCGCTCAAGGCCCTGCCTTCCATCCCCGAGGTAATTGTGGGCGCCGTGTTGGTGCATCCCACTTATCACGGTTATGGCTCCGATCCCACGCCCTTAATCGCAGCCCTGCATCGGCGCGGCTTGCCCGTGCTTGTGGATGAAGCGCATGGCACCCACTTTGCTTTCTCCGCTGGTGAGGCCTTACCTCGCTCCTCCTTGCATGCGGGCGCTGACCTCGTGGTGCATTCGTTGCATAAATCAGCGCCTGGTCTCGGGCAGACAGCCGTGCTTTGGCTTCAAGGCATGCGTGTGAGTGCTGAAGCCGTGAAAGCGTCGTTGCTCAGATTTCAGACCAGCAGCCCTAGTGCTCTGTTGTTGGCCTCTTGTGAGGCAACGTTGAATTGGATGCTGAGCCCGGCGTGGGAGCGCCTGCTGCAGCGAAGACTGAAGGAGGCGCATCAGCTTGCAGATCGCCTTCGTGCTGCAGGACTGCCGTTGAGCCGAAGTGATGACCCCTTGCGTTTGATTTTGGTAACTGCTGAAAAGGGAATCAGCGGTCTGGATGCCGATGCCTGGTTCATGCAACGGGGATTGATCGCTGAACTCCCGGAACCCTTTTGTTTGACCTTTTGCTTGGGCTTGGCATCCCAGCGTGGCTTGGCTGCACGGATGCAACGGCTTTGGCGAAGACTCCAGATGTCTCAACCGAGTTCTGGGCCTTTGGAAACGCTTCTCTTGCCGCCTTTGGAGACCAGCTCAACTCCTGAACTGCTTCCAGCGCTTGCCGTTAGGGCTCCAGCCTGTGAGCTGTCTCTTCAGGACAGTGGTGGCCGAATTGCCGCCGAAATGATTTGTCCTTATCCCCCAGGGATTCCCTTGCTCATCCCTGGAGAAAGAATTGGATTGGATCGTTTGGAGTGGTTGTTGGATCAGCACCGGAGATGGCCGGAACTCGTGCCCGGTAAGGTGAAAGTTCTGGCTGAAGGGCCGCAGGTGCAACTGGGGTGATTTCAGACGTAGCAAGCAGCAGCCAAGGCAAAACCAGTAAGGGTTTTGATCGCAAGCGCTTGCTCAGTGGCTTGCTGGCCGGTGCTTTTGGGTTACTGGTCGTGGGCCTTGGCGGCTGGTGGTTCACGCTCGCGTTGGGGGTGATTGTGCATTTGGGTTTGTTGGAATTTTTCCGAATGGCCCAGTTCAAAGGCATGAGACCTGCCACGAAAACAACGCTTGTGGCGTGCCAGCTCTTGCTGTTCAGCACCCAGTGGGCCAATTCAGGAGGTCTGCCTGCTCTTTTGCCTGATGCCGTGCTGCCTTTATCGGGTGCAGCAATTTGTGGTTGGTTGCTCTTGCAGCCCAAAACCGGATCTATTGCTGATATTGCAGCATCAATTTTTGGCTTGTTTTATCTCGGCTTCCTCCCAAGCCATTGGTTAAGGCTTCGCAATCTCACAGATTTTGATGTTGCTCCAATTTTGCAACGTTTAAGTATTGATAATTCCTGGCTTTCATCGGGCTTATTAATCACTCTTGCTGCCTGTTTAATGGTTGTTGCTAGTGATATTGGCTCTTACATGATTGGTCGTCAGATCGGACGTCATCCCTTGTCCCCAATCTCTCCGTCGAAGACAATTGAAGGGGCGATCGGAGGTGCACTCTGCTCTGTGATTGTAGGAGCTTTGATGGCAAGCCTTATGGGATGGACCTTGGCTTGGCTAAGTGGGGGTTTGCTTGGAGCGCTGGTGGCGTTTTTTGCTCTTGTGGGTGACCTAACTGAATCGATGATGAAACGCGATGCAGGTATTAAAGACTCTGGCGATGCCCTCCCCGGTCATGGAGGGATTCTTGATCGGATCGACAGCTATTTGTTTACCCCTGCGGTGGTGTATTACGCCTTGATTTTGATGATTCCTTTGATCGCAAACTAGCGCTTAGAAACTGAAGGTCAGGGACTGATCGTTGCCTTCCCTTCAAGAATGAGTTGGCCTGCTTTGAGATGCGCATTTTGTATGTGAATGCCAGGATCCATCGGCAATAAAAATGATTTTCCTGTTTCGAGATGGGTGATCTCGATGGTGCCCTCTGCGGCCTGAAGACGAAACCGAGCGCGAACAGGATCTTGCGTTGCAATCACGGCAGCCTGCAATTCCAATAAGTCGTCGTCGATGCTCAATGAACGGAGAGGCGTCAGCCCCATCAATTGCTCACTGAGGAGATCTCCCAGCCACCTCCAACGATCATTGGCGAGAGTGCGATTGAGATCGATTCCGCTTAAGACAACTTCCCCATCAATGTTGAAGGGATGGGAGAGCTGAATCGGCTGGCCAGGATGGGAGGGATTGATGTGTGCTCGAAGGGCACCCGTTTTGAGCTCAGCACGCAGAAGGGGGAGTTTCTGAAAACTCACTTTGCGGGCCGTCAAGGACACACCATCCAGCTTGCCCCGTAGCAGTTGTAAAGCTGAACCTTGCAGGTTCAGCTTTAACTCACCTACGTCATCGCATTGACTGCGTATCCAAATCTGCAATCCATTGGAGAGCAGTTGAAGCAGCGGGCCAGAGCTAGTTGCATTCATGGAGGGCATTCTGATCCCAGCCAGCGTTTTGCCACCAACTCCGGCTGATCGATATGGGGAAGATGCCCGCAATTGGCAACCGCTTCCAGCTTGTCTCCCAATAAGTCCTGAGCAGCCCGTTTTTGAGGCGCGCGCAGAATCCGATCTTGTTCACCCCAGAGCACATGCAGAGGCTGGTAGGGAAGTGGGGTACCACAACCGGCAAAGCCTCCGCTGCGGGCGAAGGACGCCAGGGAACGCGCCCACCCAGGCACCTGGAGATGCAGGGATGCAATCTCAATTTCAGGGTCTCCAACGTTGCTGTCTGGATCGGCGAAGGCTTGTCTGCATAACCCTCGTCTGACGCCGGGTCTGCCTAGAAACCACACCCCAAGTTGGTCGAGCACCGGAGGCAGTGGCATCGGTTTGCCGTCCAGTCCTGCTGGAGCTAGAAGCAGCAAGCGGTTGATGCGCTGGGGATGCCGCCGCGCGAGTTCCATGGCAACAGATCCCCCCATTGATGCCCCGATCACACCGATGCCTTCGTCTGTTGGCAAGGTGTCGAGCAGGGCATCGAGATGGTTCAGCACCAGCTCAGGTCCATAGCTGGTTTGTTCTGGTCTAGGGCAGAACCCGAATCCGAATAGATCGGGAATGATCAGCGTGTTGTTGGTTTTGAGCAGGGGCACCAAGCGTCGGAACTCCAGATGGGAGCTATCAAATCCATGCAGCAACAGCACCGGTGGCCCACTGCCCACTGTCACTACTGGGTAGTGGTCTGGCCCGATATCGGTGAAGGAGAGTTCCAACCAGTCCAAGCCTTGGAGCTGCTCACGGGCTAGAGGATCGAGAAGTGTGGAGGATGCGTTCTCGAGAATGCGCTTGCTGGTCAAGCTTCAGTCTCCAGTGAAGGGCTCATGGAGCGACTGTCAGCGTCGGTACTCACGAGAGCTTCAAGCAGATCGGTCTCTGTGACTTCGAAGGGGAGATGGTGTAAGTCGGATCCTGGCCGGCAGGCGAAACTGCAAATGGCGCGCAAGTCATGCAACCCGGTTTCTCCAAGGCCAAGGTCTTGGAGCGTGACTGGGACTCCAAGCTGCTTGAGCAAGGGCAGAAGTTGACGACGGGATTGAGCAGCCAATTGATTCCCACCAAGGCGTTCTTCAAGTCGGAGCTGCACAAGGATGCCGAAGCCCACTTTTTCACCATGCAACCTGCCGTGACATGCCGGCAATTGCGTTAAGCCGTTATGAACCGCATGGGCTGCCACCGTTCTGCACTGCGCGCCTCCAAGCCCACCGATCACACCGGCGGTAAGGCCACAAGCTTCAGCAACCCGTACCCAGGCCTCACTATCAGGATGCGAGATGGCATCAACGGCATCAATCAAGAGTTGATCGCGAAGCACCCTGGCCATTTGAACGGCCTGTTGGATGATTCCGTCTGTGCTGGATCCACTACCTACGGAGGCTTCATACCACTTAGCGAGGGCGTCAGCGATGCCACTGGCCAGGGTTTGCGTTGGGGCTTGACGAATGAGCCCATGATCAAAAATCAAGAGATCTGGACAAGCATCGAGTGCCTCGTCGGAAACAAAGGCTCCATCTTGGGAATAAATGTTGGCAAGAGCTGTCCACCCTGCGCAGGTTGCGGCACTAAGAGGCACCGTGATGCAAGGAAGTTTGAGGCGACATGCCAAGAGTTTTCCTGCATCTAAAACCTTTCCTCCACCGGCTGCAATCACGCAATCGCAGGCCGCTTCCTTCAGAACAGCTTCAAGACGAATGAGGTCTTCCTCGCAGCAGTCGAAGTTGAGTTGGGCCTCCACAACTGTGAGATCTCTTGCAGTGAGATCGGCCTTTAGTCCAGCACGAATGGCTTGGGTTGCAGGGCTACGTCCAAGCAGTAAAGGTCTCTTACAGAGATCAGCAATGACAGGAAGGCTTTGTTGCCACGCATGCCCTCCCCGGATGACCCGAGAAGGAGCGATGGCATGGGTATGACAAACCAACGACGTGGTCATGCTTGCCTCAAACCCCAGCGTTGGCCAGTTGGGGTGTTACTGGGGTGGAGGTGTTGAGGTGGCGAACAACCACTTTTTTGTCGTGGTCGATGTCCACTTCAGCAGAATCACCTTCCTTAATGCGGCCGGTGAGGACTTCCTCCGCCAGGCTGTCTTCGAGAAGACGCATCACCGCACGACGTAAGGGCCTTGCTCCGTAAGCAGGGTTGTATCCCTCCTCGACAAGACGCTCTTTGAAGGCATTGGAGACCGTCAAGGTGATTCCCTTGTCGCCGATTCGAGCAAAGACCTCTTTGAGCATGATCTCCGCGATGTCTTTCACTTCCTCGCGATTGAGTTGACGGAACACAATGATTTCATCGAGACGATTAAGGAATTCAGGCCGGAAGTACTGCTTCAGTTCCTCATTTACAAGGGATTTAATCCTGTTGTACTGATTCTCCTCGGCATTCTCACCAGAGAATTCGAAGCCCAGGCCGCCGCCTCCTTTTTCAATCACTTTCGAACCAATGTTCGAGGTCATGATGATCAAAGTATTTTTGAAATCAACAGTCCTTCCTTTGGAATCGGTCAGGCGACCGTCTTCTAGAAGTTGCAGAAGCAAGTTGAAAACATCGGGATGGGCCTTCTCGATTTCATCAAAGAGCACAACGGTGTAAGGACGACGACGAACTGCTTCTGTGAGCTGTCCTCCTTCGTTAAATCCCACGTATCCCGGAGGAGAACCGATCAATTTGCTGACCGTATGTCTCTCCATAAATTCCGACATATCCAGACGGATCATCGCTTCTTCGCTACCGAAGAAGTACGCGGCTAGGGCTTTGGTGAGCTCTGTTTTGCCGACGCCTGTAGGGCCCGAGAAAATGAAGCTGGCAATAGGTCGATTGGGGTTTTTCAGGCCAACCCGCGCACGACGAATCGCCTTGGACACTGCCTTGACGGCTTCATCTTGTCCGATCAATCGCTGATGAAGAGTGTCCTCCATGTTCAACAATTTGAAGGACTCACTTTCTGTGAGCTTCTGAACTGGAACTCCAGTCCATGAGGCCACGATGTGTGCGATATCTTCCTCATCCACAACAGGAGTGGTGAGGAGTTGAGGTTGTGCTGTTGATCCTTCAGGTGCATCAGAGACCACGGCTTCTCCCACTGCTGCCTCAGTGGTTTGAGCCTCATCACCAGTTTTGACGGGGGTTTCTTCTCTGCTGCTTTGCAGCAATGTTCGGATCTTTTCGCGCAACTCAACTTCTTTATCGCGTAGTTCTCCTGCGCGACTGAAATCTTGTTCGCGAACAGCGTCCTCCTTTTCCTTCTGGACGGCGCGGAGCTCTTTGTCGACTTCCTTGGCTGCAGGAGGCAGCTTGGAATTCAGCAAACGAACTCTGCTTCCAGCTTCATCAATCAGATCAATGGCTTTGTCTGGAAGGAAACGATCGGAGATGTAGCGATCCCCCAAGGTTGCAGCTGCGTCAAGGGCCGCGTCGGTGATTTTGAGGCGATGGTGCTGCTCGTAGCGCTCACGCAGTCCCCTCAGAATTTCGATGGTTTCCGGAATGGAAGGTTCGCCCACCGTGACGGGTTGGAAACGACGTTCCAGAGCTGCATCGCGCTCAATGTGTTTGCGGTATTCATCGAGTGTGGTTGCTCCAATGCATTGGAGTTCACCTCGAGCCAACGCTGGCTTAAGAATATTTGCTGCGTCAATTGCACCTTCAGCTGCGCCAGCACCGATCAAGGTGTGAACTTCGTCGATCACCAAGATCACATTGCCGGCTGATTTGATCTCTTCCATGATCTTTTTAAGCCGTTCCTCAAACTCCCCGCGGTATTTGGTGCCGGCAACAAGCAAGCCGATGTCGAGGGTGAGAACTCGCTTCTCTTCAAGAATGTCTGGGATATCGCCTTGCTGAATCCGTTGGGCCAAGCCCTCGGCAATAGCCGTTTTGCCAACGCCAGGTTCACCGATGAGAACAGGGTTGTTTTTTGTGCGACGGCCGAGGATTTGAATCACTCGGTCGATCTCTTTGTGGCGTCCCACAACCGGGTCCAACTTGGCTTCAGTTGCCAATTGGGTGAGGTTCGTACCGAATTCGTCCAATGTTGGAGTTTTGGTGGACCCTTTGGCTCCACCGCCACCACCAGCACCCACCTCAGCTGTTTCGCCGAGCATGCGAATCACTTGTGTACGCACCTTCGCCAGGTCGACTCCAAGATTTTCGAGCACTCGTGCTGCAACCCCTTCACCCTCGCGAATGAGTCCTAAGAGGAGATGCTCAGTGCCGATGTAGTTGTGACCGAGTTGCCTTGCTTCTTCTAGAGAGAGTTCAAGGACACGCTTGGCACGGGGCGTGAAAGGGATTTCGACGGCAACGAAGCCGGATCCCCTGCCGATAATTTTTTCAACTTCAACACGAGCATCCTTGAGGTTGACCCCCATCGACTTGAGCACTTTGGCGGCGACGCCAGTGCCCTCACCGATCAAACCCAACAAAATTTGCTCAGTTCCAACAAAGTTGTGGCCGAGGCGACGGGCCTCTTCTTGGGCCAACATGATCACCTTGATGGCCTTCTCGGTAAACCGCTCGAACATCTTGAGGGCCGTTAATGGTTAAACCAAGCTATCAGGGATAAAGGGTTGTTGTGATCACTCTCGATACCAACCCAGATCCCAGTAGTGATTTGGGGTGAGACCCTGAAAAAGTGTTAATCAATGCAGAAATGTAGTGCGGGTTTCTGTTCGATCAGGGCGGGTATCCCTACCAGCTGAGTGCTGAATTGATTTAATTCAGTTTCATGTCTGTTTGCATCTCTAGCGACTGAATCAAGGCGTCCTTGCCGTCGCGGTAGTAGCGGTCCCGGCGACCAATGGTTTGGAAGCCAAATGCGCCGTAAAGAGCTTGTGCTCCCAGGTTGTCTTCGGCCACATCAAGAATGGCGTGTCGCGCCCCAGCGTTGGTGGCATCCAGCAGCAGCTGTTTCAAAACAGTGCGGCCGAGTCCGCGGCGCCGTTGCTCTGGTTCAACAGCAAGCAGAGTGATTTGGAGTTCATCCAAAACAAGCCAGCCGCAGGCCACTGCCAACAATGTGTCTGCGCTAGCAGCAATCCCGATACAAAGTCGCTGAGGATCGCAGAGTTCTCGCACCCAATGGTCTGAAGTCCAAAGGCCATTGAGAGCTCGGGCATCGAGTTTCAGGCATGCCAAAGCATGCATTCGATTGAGCCGGATCGTTTGGGGGGAAGGGTTGAGAAGCATCGCTTCCTAGATTGCCCCTATCGCCTATTCCTGACGACGCCTTGGCCACACCTTATGAATCCGGCTGTGATCCCGTCAGCCCCAATCGAAATCTGGCTCCCGTGTCGGCTGAGCTCGATGATCAGGGCCGTCTGATGGTGGGCGGCTGCCGCTTGAGCGAACTCGCAGAGCGATACGGCACGCCGCTTTACGTTCTTGATGAGCTCAGCATTCGCGCCTCGGCTCAGGAGTATCGCGAAGCCCTCAGGCGTCATTACCCCGGTGATTCCCTTGCCGTGTATGCATCTAAAGCCCATAGCTCACTCGCATTAACCGGCCTCGTGGCCTCAGAAGGGCTTGGCCTTGATGCCGTTTCAGCTGGAGAGCTGCTCACAGCGCTCGATGGAGGCATGCCACCAGAACGCATGGTGCTGCATGGGAACAACAAATCTGTTGAGGAGCTCGCCCTCGCCTACAGCCATGGCGTGATGGTGGTCGCTGATAACCAACACGATCTGGATTGCCTGGCTGAGCTCGTGCCTAAGGGCGGAGCACCAGTTCGCTTGATGTTGCGGTTCACGCCGGGGATCGAATGCCATACCCACGAGTACATCCGTACCGGACATCTAGACAGCAAATTCGGGTTTGATCCCGATCAATTGCAGCCCGTGCTCACAGCGTTGGCAGGGTGTGCCTGGGCTCGTGTTGAAGGTCTACACGCGCACATCGGGTCGCAGATTTTTGAACTGGATCCGCATCGGGATTTGGCGGCTGTGATGGCTGATGCCCTCAAGTTGGCCCGTGAGCTCGGTCACCCAGTGCGTGATCTCAATGTCGGCGGCGGACTCGGAATTCGCTACGTCGAATCCGATGATCCTCCGTCGATCGATGCTTGGGTCAAGGTCGTGGCAGAAGCCGTGACCGTGGCCTGCCGGGAGCGCGGTCTTGAATTGCCGCGTTTGATGTGCGAGCCGGGTCGTTCACTGGTGGCTTCCAGTGGCGTGACGGTTTACACCGTGGGCGCGCGCAAGGTGGTTCCCGG
This window harbors:
- a CDS encoding iron-containing alcohol dehydrogenase family protein, which translates into the protein MTTSLVCHTHAIAPSRVIRGGHAWQQSLPVIADLCKRPLLLGRSPATQAIRAGLKADLTARDLTVVEAQLNFDCCEEDLIRLEAVLKEAACDCVIAAGGGKVLDAGKLLACRLKLPCITVPLSAATCAGWTALANIYSQDGAFVSDEALDACPDLLIFDHGLIRQAPTQTLASGIADALAKWYEASVGSGSSTDGIIQQAVQMARVLRDQLLIDAVDAISHPDSEAWVRVAEACGLTAGVIGGLGGAQCRTVAAHAVHNGLTQLPACHGRLHGEKVGFGILVQLRLEERLGGNQLAAQSRRQLLPLLKQLGVPVTLQDLGLGETGLHDLRAICSFACRPGSDLHHLPFEVTETDLLEALVSTDADSRSMSPSLETEA
- a CDS encoding aminotransferase class I/II-fold pyridoxal phosphate-dependent enzyme; this translates as MHSLIPLLRPDWRLPLHLPAHGRGRALPPALKHLLRQPPGSWDLPELPEIGGPLEGEGAVADAQARLASLLGVDGCWFGVNGATGLLQAALSALAGPGQAVLLPRNAHRSLIAACVLGGIRPVFLPVPFLSDRGHPGAMSAQCLERALKALPSIPEVIVGAVLVHPTYHGYGSDPTPLIAALHRRGLPVLVDEAHGTHFAFSAGEALPRSSLHAGADLVVHSLHKSAPGLGQTAVLWLQGMRVSAEAVKASLLRFQTSSPSALLLASCEATLNWMLSPAWERLLQRRLKEAHQLADRLRAAGLPLSRSDDPLRLILVTAEKGISGLDADAWFMQRGLIAELPEPFCLTFCLGLASQRGLAARMQRLWRRLQMSQPSSGPLETLLLPPLETSSTPELLPALAVRAPACELSLQDSGGRIAAEMICPYPPGIPLLIPGERIGLDRLEWLLDQHRRWPELVPGKVKVLAEGPQVQLG
- a CDS encoding RpoD/SigA family RNA polymerase sigma factor, whose amino-acid sequence is MAPLAVLPDADLVRSYLRDIGRVPLLSHQQEITLGRQVQELMDLEALEAEIKDQRGGEEVAREEVAKAAGVSAAQLKRKLQAGRRAKERMVAANLRLVVSVAKKYTKRNMELLDLIQEGTIGLVRGVEKFDPTRGYKFSTYAYWWIRQGITRAIAEKSRTIRLPIHITEMLNKLKKGQRELSQELGRTPSVSELASFVELPEEEVKDLMCRARQPVSLEMKVGDGDDTELLELLAGDGELPSEQVEGECLKGDLRDLLSQLPELQGRVLRMRYGMDGEEPMSLTGIAKLMKMSRDRTRRLEREGLDLLRRGDAQLQAYVLV
- a CDS encoding AarF/ABC1/UbiB kinase family protein, which produces MRYAPGKDARWLLLRPWIYLPRVVQIIWALTGLLISLLLRGRSKDSEVQRKLARTLLRTLTNLGPCFIKVGQALSTRPDLIRRDWLDELTKLQDDLPSFDHAIALQTVEAELGAPVEQLFDEFPGVPVAAASLGQVYKARLHGQHWVAVKVQRPNLAFILRRDMVLIRTLGVLGAPFLPLNLGFGLGEIIDEFGRSLFEEIDYYCEADNAERFSALFADNPAVTIPKVERLLSARRVLTTSWIHGTKMRDRQELKSQRLNPPALIRTGVISGLQQLLEYGYFHADPHPGNLFALSGQTGDLGHVAYVDFGMMDSISDSDRLTLTGAVVHLINKDFSALANDFQELGFLAPNADLESIIPPLREVLGGSLGDSVGTFNFKAITDRFSELMYEYPFRVPARFALIIRAVVSQEGLALRLDPEFKIIAVAYPYVAKRLLAGDTKEMREKLLEVLFDSEGHLRLERLESLLQVVGSDAPTPGAELIPVAGAGLRLLLSKDGADLRRRMLLTLVRDDRLSTEDLRSLTSLLGRTFNPRRIAGRMLQQLNPLAAA
- a CDS encoding DUF2993 domain-containing protein; this encodes MPSMNATSSGPLLQLLSNGLQIWIRSQCDDVGELKLNLQGSALQLLRGKLDGVSLTARKVSFQKLPLLRAELKTGALRAHINPSHPGQPIQLSHPFNIDGEVVLSGIDLNRTLANDRWRWLGDLLSEQLMGLTPLRSLSIDDDLLELQAAVIATQDPVRARFRLQAAEGTIEITHLETGKSFLLPMDPGIHIQNAHLKAGQLILEGKATISP
- a CDS encoding phosphatidate cytidylyltransferase; its protein translation is MISDVASSSQGKTSKGFDRKRLLSGLLAGAFGLLVVGLGGWWFTLALGVIVHLGLLEFFRMAQFKGMRPATKTTLVACQLLLFSTQWANSGGLPALLPDAVLPLSGAAICGWLLLQPKTGSIADIAASIFGLFYLGFLPSHWLRLRNLTDFDVAPILQRLSIDNSWLSSGLLITLAACLMVVASDIGSYMIGRQIGRHPLSPISPSKTIEGAIGGALCSVIVGALMASLMGWTLAWLSGGLLGALVAFFALVGDLTESMMKRDAGIKDSGDALPGHGGILDRIDSYLFTPAVVYYALILMIPLIAN
- a CDS encoding alpha/beta fold hydrolase → MTSKRILENASSTLLDPLAREQLQGLDWLELSFTDIGPDHYPVVTVGSGPPVLLLHGFDSSHLEFRRLVPLLKTNNTLIIPDLFGFGFCPRPEQTSYGPELVLNHLDALLDTLPTDEGIGVIGASMGGSVAMELARRHPQRINRLLLLAPAGLDGKPMPLPPVLDQLGVWFLGRPGVRRGLCRQAFADPDSNVGDPEIEIASLHLQVPGWARSLASFARSGGFAGCGTPLPYQPLHVLWGEQDRILRAPQKRAAQDLLGDKLEAVANCGHLPHIDQPELVAKRWLGSECPP